The Bubalus bubalis isolate 160015118507 breed Murrah chromosome 8, NDDB_SH_1, whole genome shotgun sequence sequence ATTCCTCTCCATTTCTCAATACTTTCCCTTTTCAGTTCTTATGGGCCATGACCCTAGAACTAGTATGATGGATATAAtacatgtttttgaaaaaaattgtgttttccaATAATCATAGCATTAGAGGTCCAGAATGATACCCCATGTACACTCAAGTGCATGGTGGTTTGAGTCAATAGCCCTGAAATTCTAGTTTTTTGGACACTGCAAGGTCATCAGAAGTGTGggtgttcgttgctcagttgtgtccaactctttgcaactccatagactgtagcccaccaggctcctctgtccatggaaatctccaggcaagaacactagaatgggttgccattcccttctccaggggatctttctgacccagggatcgaacctgcatctcctgcattgcaggcagattctttattgtctgagccactagggaagcctgcagGGTCATCAGATGTGGgtactaaatatatatacataaatttatatatatataaaagagcaTCCTATTCTTGGTCTTCCCACCCCTCATTCCTACCCAATCCCTTCTTgacccagaaaaagaagagcttTGGGAAAATAAATCATGGTTCACAATTCTAGAGACTTGGCCTAAATAGCCTTGAGCTTCTCTCATCATCCTATCCCTAGTTAAGTGTTagttgcgtcagtcatgtctgactctttgcgaccccatgaactctagcccgccaggctcctctgtccatgggattctccaggcaagaatactggagtgggttgccattcccttctctagggggaatcttccctacccagggatcgaaccccggtctcctgccttgcaggcagattctttacaggctGAGAGCTCCCATCCCTGCAGGGCCCAAATTCCAGAAAAAGTCCCAGGCTCAGGTTTGTTCAGGCTCACTTCTGGGTTTGAGATGAGAATATGGTTTAAAGATAGGACTCAAGACAAGGCCCAGGAGGCCCCATTCATTGCCCAGCAGGAGAGATGGGGCCCAGAAGGATGCCAGGCTCCACACAATCCTGCCCCAGAGGGTCAGTCCCTCCTGAGCCGCACAGTACACAGCTGCCCAGCTGAGTGGGTGGCAGTGAAGGACATGGGGGTCTTCACTAGCGTGAGAAGGGAGACACGTCACTACAGAGAGAGAAACCCAAGAGGAGGCAGTTTACTGCTTATGGTGGCCACTGGAGCGGCTGTGGAGCAAGGAGAGCAAATAACATAAATGGACACAACCGTCAGAGGCAACACAGCCCTACTCCATTTCTCCAGGACCACCATCCGGAGGTGTGGGGGAAGGACGGGTGGTCCAGGCCTCCTCCTTCTCAAGTCAGCATTTGGCAAAATGAGCCCTGGAGTCCAGTCTCTCCTTCAACTTCGAGCCCCGTCTCCTCGGGGTGCTCCAGCCATCTCCGGCAGGACGGCCTCTTGGTTCTTCAGCTCCACAACTAGGGGCCATGGCCACTCTTGTCTTCTTCCTCGGGGGCCGGGGGCCGCTCCCCTGGGGCAGCCGGTGGTTCCTCCTGGGCCTGGCTGAGCGGGGCTTTTCCCGCTGCAGGCGGGGCGCTCTCGGGCATCTGGGTGAGGCTTGGGGAAGGCGGCCTACTTGAAGCCTGCGCGTAGGGGGCAGCAAACAGGTCCAGGAAGCAGCCGTCCCCTCCCGGGGGGCCCCCCAGAGCCTGCGGGCAGAAGGCACTGGGGAACGGCAAGTCTGGCAGGCAGGGGTCGGCCCAAGGCACCGTACCTGTGGGGCCAAAGCACACAGCACAAAGTGCAGGGCATGAAGGGGCTCCAGCGCGGTCTCCATGACAGAGCCCCTCCCTGCTCCACAGACACGGGTCAGGACCCCAGAGTGGGTCTCCCCTCAGGACCAGGCACCCGCCCCCCATGTCTCGAGGGCCTGGGGTTGGGGCACAGCGACCCAGAGCGCACTGCGTGTCGGGCCAGGGCCCCCTCACACATGTGGAAGGAGCGCGGGAACCAGagtctttctccctcttcttcttctgagtcTCCTAGGGCGGTGACTCTAGGATATCCGGGGTCCAGGTGGCCCCTTGGACACTCCCTTTAGCTGCCATCTACTCTGCACCGAGTGTTTCACGCCCGTCATTCCTAGTCTTCACCAAGCCCTCAGATGGGAATAGTATTCCCACTTCAGAATCCAGGAAGCTCAGAACTAGTGACGACTGAGCTGGACTCCATGCTTGGCTTTGCCTCCCTCCAAAGCTCTCTctctcggagaaggaaatggcaacccactccagtactcttgcctggacaattccatggatggaggagcctggtaggctacagtctatggggttgcaaagagttggacacgactgagcgacttcactttctttctttctatagttccttttggagatggaaatggtaacccactccagtgttcttgcctggacaatcccatggatggaggggcctggtgggctacagtctctggggttgcaaagagtcggacccgactaagcaactaacacacacccaAAGCTCTCTCTTACTCTGCTCTGAAACCTCCAGGAAACTGGAGGATGAAGAGTTTCACCAAGATAGCCCATCTTGGGGCTATCTCCCCTCTCACCCTCCTCAAACACTGGGGCGGGGGGTCTTCTCTTCCAGCCCCGACTCACCCACGTTCCCGGCCGGTGGCTGCAGCAGGATGGGCCCTGATGGAGGGCCTGGGAAATAGCCCTGGGATGAGCCCCCGCTGGGGCCACAGGACAAGGCAAAGAGAGGGTCTTCGGGCAGCGGCGGAGTCAGCGAGCTGGGCAAGGGGAAGGGGTGCAGGTATGGAAACTGGGGCTGCGGGTGTTGGAAGAACTGGGTCTGTGGTGCCTGGGAGAAGGGGAACGGTCCTGGCTGGCTGCTGCTGGATTGGTACTCCTGGGGTTCCAGATCCTCTAAGTATGAGCAGGCAGGGGGTAGAGTGATGCTGTGGGGACAGAGAAGAACTTCCTGAGGCTCCAATGGTTTCATTCCTACCATGCCCTTCCCCCACCACCTGCCTCTCCACAATCCCCAGgcctgctgcctcctcctcttcctgctccagcttctcaccctcttctcctctacAGCTGTGATGTCCTGAtcctttccctccccatcccctcaccCTTTAACCCTCACTACATTTACTAACTCCTTGCTTCTCtcggggcttccatggtggctcagatggtagattccttctgcaatgcaggagacccaggttcgatccctgggttgggaagatcccctggaggatggaactgcaacccactccagtattcttgtctggggggCAGGGAAACCCCATCTCTCAGTTACCCTCTCCCCTCCCAAGCTCCATCCATCTTTCCTCCTTCTGTGCCTCCCCCAGGATAGATCAGTATGGCCCCCCGTGAAGTGGTAGACAAGTACCTTGTTCCCCACAACCCACAAGGGCCATCCTTGTGGCTGCTGTCGCTGCCCAGGGTGTCCAGCAGCAGTGGCATCAGCTGGGGGGCGTGCACAGGgccaaggggaaagggaaggtTGGCTCTTCGGACAGGTGGGGGGCTGAAGAGTGGGGGTGTCACAGGCCTTCTCTGGGGGCCCTCATTCTGCAGGTTTGGGCCCAGAGTCTGGTCAGATGTCAGCAGCATGGACGGCTCTGGGAACAGAAGTCCACGGGGGGTTGTGAGAGTAAGAAAACAGGGAGGGGACGCAGCCCTGGCAGTGCTGGAGGGGGTTAGAGTGCAAGAGGCTTGGGCTCCCCGAAGGGCCTCCACTGAACAAAACCATGGAGAGCTCTGGCCACTCCCAGGTCTTCCAAGAAAGAGCCCTTTGACTTTGCTGTCTTCCCCAGACAACCCTCAGAAGGGGGTTGGCTCACCTGGAAGGGAATCCTGAGGGAGGGTCCCAGGCTCCAGGATCGTGGACTCGGTAGGTGGCAGCTCGGCCACAGAGCTGGAGGCAGATAGATCAGAGACTGCAGGTCAAGGGGTCCCTGGTCTATGACCGGGGCTTCCATGTAGGGAAAGGGACCCACACATTCAAGCTCTGTCTCCCTACAAGGCACTGGCAAGTCCCAATCCCACCAGGTCCAAATCCCTCTAAATATCAGCCAACAACtctggctcagaccataaagaagcctcctgagatgtgggagacccaggttcgatccctgggtcaggaagagcccatgagaagggaatggcctcccattccagtattcttgcctgggacatcccacggacagaggagcctggtaggttacagtctgtGCGGTTGCAGAGAGGTGAACTTGGctaagcaactcacacacacatgccccaTCATGTGCCCAGCCTTCCAGCACCTTCCCCCTTCTAGACCCCAGGATCCCAGCTTAGACCCCACGTCCTGCCCACGGGGAGGGGCCAGGAAGAGGAGAAAGTCTTACCTGCATTGGTTGCTGGCGAGGGCTGGGGTAAGGGCGAGACCGGCAGGTGCGTCCTTACTCTCCTTCCCATTCATTTTTCGCCACTTGGCCCGGCGATTCTGGAACCACACCTGTAGGGGAAGAGACAGCTGAAGAGCTTGAGGAACAGGGCAGAGCCTGAGGCTGTGACTGAGGAGGTCCCTGCACCACTCAGACTGGTATGAAGGGTTCACCTAGATGGGGTCTGAGTCACCACCCTGCGTCATCTAAGGCCAAGGCTGGGTGGAAACAGGCAAGAACACAGCCCTGGCTGAGGCCTCATTCCAGCCCCTGTTGGGGAGCTGCTGAGTACTTGCTAAGCTCCCCCAGAGTCCCAGCACATAGGCTCCCCTCCACCTCTAGACCGGGGGAGTCAGCACCCTTTACCATGATGCGCTGGGGGGTGACCCCCACCGTCTGGGCAATCTCCCGGCGCTTATCGCTGTCTGGATAGTGGTCATCTTGGAAGAGCCTTTCTAGCTCCTCCAGCTGGTCTGGAAGAAGAAAACACTGGCTTTGAGGATGAACACCAGTgatgaggaagcagaggagaaaCACATGCCTTCCAGGCGGGACCAATGTCCCCAATCCAAGGGCCTCCCACAGCCTGGTGGCTAAGTTCCCCCAGTGGGCTGGGGCCTCGTCTGGCTCAGGCTTTGTGGCAGGGAGCTGTGTAGTGGGTTACTTTCCTGTTTCTTCCATGTTCCGATAAGAAAACGCAAACTTTCCCTCTTAGGGTCAGAAGTCATGGCCTTGCAGAGGTCAAGAGACGTTCCAGCCAAGGTGATACATAAGCTAACTGCACTCCTGTCTCCTGGGGCCATGTTCCCCGAGATTGACACCAGGTCCCTCGGGTTTCCTCCCACCTCAGGGACTTACCTGA is a genomic window containing:
- the NOBOX gene encoding homeobox protein NOBOX — translated: MEPTRERGPELRGQGGGGKSPAARLEEKEEALQRSAPHTQDAPGKDVPISCTIYGEKRPSEAPGEGTEPMKACQRPSPGALHEDRSLASPRPQPQGQGPPFPGTEGRPGKRPYSPAAGEQKKPMDVGPASTASPSSANPARATYNQGPCGLGRGSCHVANLLNTLAQKNQNLDQEKRSPEVTCQVRKKTRTLYRSDQLEELERLFQDDHYPDSDKRREIAQTVGVTPQRIMVWFQNRRAKWRKMNGKESKDAPAGLALTPALASNQCSSVAELPPTESTILEPGTLPQDSLPEPSMLLTSDQTLGPNLQNEGPQRRPVTPPLFSPPPVRRANLPFPLGPVHAPQLMPLLLDTLGSDSSHKDGPCGLWGTSITLPPACSYLEDLEPQEYQSSSSQPGPFPFSQAPQTQFFQHPQPQFPYLHPFPLPSSLTPPLPEDPLFALSCGPSGGSSQGYFPGPPSGPILLQPPAGNVGTVPWADPCLPDLPFPSAFCPQALGGPPGGDGCFLDLFAAPYAQASSRPPSPSLTQMPESAPPAAGKAPLSQAQEEPPAAPGERPPAPEEEDKSGHGP